One Theropithecus gelada isolate Dixy chromosome 18, Tgel_1.0, whole genome shotgun sequence DNA segment encodes these proteins:
- the LOC112611334 gene encoding serpin B6-like, with product MAKTHYRFLTENSQAVAVFTRTEIGRFAHIRKSRGLRDPPRPPAQLYSRLFDQVSPRSWAAARRTGVGVWLSEQFPHAGFPLSAEPRNRAGTRDREASEVLRAPVVQTFPWGCPSSLGLWRGLPKGRDLAAPGCVHCGSRHAEETPGRMGEELGGESPAWAPRLLSELETKENPVQMMFKKSTFQMTYAKEILNKILLLSYVGKELNMLPDENTDLKMVEKELSYERLIEWTKPDNMHEREMEVFLPRFKLEETYNMEDVLRSMDMVDALEQDRADLKDLYLSKVMHKSFVEVNEEGTEAAAATTPKRVLCCASYSLRFCADHPFLFFIQHSKTNGILFCRRFSSP from the exons ATGGCCAAAACGCATTATCGCTTCTTGACTGAAAACTCCCAGGCAGTTGCGGTTTTTACCCGCACAGAGATTGGCCGCTTCGCGCACATCAGGAAATCCCGCGGCCTGCGGGACCCGCCCCGCCCTCCTGCCCAG CTCTATTCCCGCCTCTTCGACCAGGTCTCACCTCGCTCCTGGGCAGCTGCACGGAGAACTGGGGTAGGTGTCTGGCTTTCGGAGCAGTTCCCACACGCGGGATTCCCATTATCTGCTGAGCCCAGGAATAGGGCTGGAACCCGCGACAGGGAAGCCAGTGAAGTGCTCAGGGCGCCTGTTGTCCAGACCTTTCCCTGGGGCTGTCCTTCTTCACTTGGTCTCTGGCGGGGCCTCCCTAAGGGCAGGGACTTGGCTGCACCTGGCTGTGTGCACTGTGGGTCCAGGCACGCGGAGGAGACGCCAGGGCGAATGGGCGAGGAGCTGGGGGGTGAAAGTCCTGCCTGGGCTCCACGCCTCCTGTCGGAGCTGGAA ACCAAAGAAAATCCTGTGCAAATGATGTTTAAGAAATCAACTTTTCAAATGACCTatgcaaaagaaatattaaacaaaattctGCTGCTTTCTTATGTTGGAAAGGAGCTGAATATGCTTCCAGATGAAAACACTGATTTGAAAATG GTGGAAAAAGAACTTTCTTATGAGAGATTGATAGAATGGACAAAGCCAGACAACATGCATGAACGAGAGATGGAAGTTTTCCTTCCTAGATTTAAACTAGAGGAAACTTACAACATGGAGGATGTCCTTCGCAGTATGGACATGGTCGATGCCTTAGAACAGGACAGGGCAGACTTGAAGGATCTgtacttgtccaaggtcatgcaCAAGTCCTTTGTGGAGGTCAATGAGGAAGgtacagaagcagcagcagctacCACACCAAAAAGGGTTTTATGTTGTGCCAGTTACTCCCTCAGGTTCTGTGCAGACCatcccttccttttcttcatccAGCACAGCAAAACCAATGGTATTCTCTTCTGTCGCCGGTTTTCTTCTCCATAA